The following are encoded together in the Adhaeribacter arboris genome:
- a CDS encoding GntR family transcriptional regulator, translated as MEFRENEAIYLQIAAYVSENILLGKWLTEDKIPSVRDLAVELQVNPNTVMRTYEFLQNQEVIYNKRGIGFFVAPAGDKKIKSYRKERFLQQDLPEFFRNIFLLDINLEEIQQRYERFKAENFNSSNGNGLSKNGSAT; from the coding sequence ATGGAATTTAGAGAAAACGAAGCAATTTACCTGCAGATAGCGGCCTACGTGAGCGAAAATATTCTGTTAGGTAAATGGCTCACAGAGGATAAAATACCATCGGTGCGGGATTTAGCCGTAGAATTACAAGTAAACCCCAATACTGTAATGCGCACGTATGAGTTTCTGCAGAACCAGGAAGTAATTTATAACAAAAGAGGAATTGGTTTTTTTGTGGCCCCCGCCGGAGATAAGAAAATTAAAAGTTACCGCAAAGAACGCTTTTTACAACAAGACTTGCCCGAGTTTTTTCGTAATATTTTTCTGCTGGACATTAACCTTGAAGAAATTCAGCAACGCTACGAACGCTTTAAAGCAGAAAATTTTAATTCCAGCAACGGCAACGGATTAAGTAAAAACGGATCGGCAACTTAG
- a CDS encoding alpha/beta hydrolase encodes MNNSKLILILISLIILVYFGIYGFLQSIKEEQGNIFKSQKLPADFKYSLNSNFEELNFPSKNGGLLNSLLFRVDHSKGVICFWKGNGGTLKNWGEIAPHFLKLNYDIFITDYRQHGKSQGSISLENFYSDAQTVYDALKKRYPENKIVITGYSLGGRIAAHLAASNLPRLTILIDAASTTGDFSERFFEAMYYPLPLTNNFLFQTETDIRKAKSPVVIIATENPNSLSHQLKPLRQNKGTFFQIKGATHETILTHNTTAKIIAKVLK; translated from the coding sequence ATGAATAATAGTAAACTTATTTTAATCTTAATTTCCCTGATAATTTTAGTTTATTTTGGTATTTACGGCTTTTTGCAATCCATTAAAGAAGAACAAGGAAATATTTTCAAGAGTCAAAAACTGCCCGCTGATTTTAAATATTCTCTCAATTCCAATTTTGAGGAGTTAAACTTTCCCTCAAAAAATGGCGGGCTACTTAATTCTTTGTTGTTTAGAGTGGATCATTCTAAAGGCGTTATTTGCTTTTGGAAGGGCAACGGAGGAACTTTAAAGAACTGGGGAGAAATTGCGCCGCACTTTTTGAAATTAAATTACGATATTTTTATTACCGATTACCGGCAACACGGCAAAAGCCAAGGAAGCATATCCTTAGAAAATTTTTATTCGGACGCTCAAACGGTATACGATGCTTTGAAGAAAAGATATCCCGAGAATAAAATTGTAATTACCGGCTATTCTTTGGGTGGCCGGATTGCGGCTCATTTGGCAGCCAGTAATTTACCGCGGCTAACTATATTAATTGATGCCGCCTCTACTACCGGAGATTTTAGTGAAAGATTTTTCGAAGCCATGTATTATCCCCTGCCCTTAACTAATAATTTTTTGTTTCAGACGGAAACGGATATCCGGAAAGCGAAATCGCCAGTGGTTATTATCGCCACCGAAAATCCCAATAGCCTTTCGCATCAATTGAAACCACTCCGGCAAAACAAGGGTACTTTCTTCCAAATAAAAGGAGCTACCCACGAAACCATTTTAACCCATAACACTACGGCTAAAATAATTGCCAAGGTATTGAAATAG
- a CDS encoding MFS transporter, translating to MKNTLTEETTLTKQIAQQTVFPILFAISFSHLLNDTMQSLIPAIYPILKSSFRLDFAQIGLITLTNQLTASILQPFVGLYTDKKPQPYALVIGMGFTLIGLLLLSQVANFGLILLAVGLVGVGSSIFHPEASRMAHLASGGRRGMAQSLFQLGGNAGSSLGPILAALIIVPYGQGNLGWFSLAALLAMLVLGWVGNWQKNHTALIKKKIVAVPAETHLALSRNKVIMSLVILLILIFSKHVYLASMTSYFTFYLIDKFHVSVQSSQMYLFVFLFSVAAGTFIGGPIGDRFGRKYVIWGSILGVAPFTLLLPYANLFWTAVLIVCIGVILSSAFSAILVYAQELVPGKVGLIAGLFFGFAFGIAGIGSAILGKVADQTSIDFVFKICSFLPLIGLLTFFLPNLEKNKIKH from the coding sequence ATGAAGAATACCCTTACCGAAGAAACCACTTTGACCAAACAAATTGCGCAGCAAACGGTTTTCCCGATTCTTTTTGCCATTAGCTTCTCGCATTTGCTCAACGATACGATGCAATCGCTGATTCCGGCAATATACCCGATCCTAAAATCTTCCTTTCGCTTAGACTTTGCCCAGATTGGCTTAATAACGCTCACCAACCAGTTGACGGCCTCTATTTTGCAACCTTTTGTGGGGCTTTATACCGATAAAAAACCACAACCATACGCTTTGGTAATTGGTATGGGGTTTACTTTGATTGGTTTGCTGCTTTTATCCCAGGTGGCTAACTTCGGGCTAATATTGCTGGCGGTAGGTTTAGTGGGGGTGGGTTCTTCTATCTTTCATCCGGAAGCTTCCAGAATGGCCCATTTGGCTTCTGGTGGTCGGCGGGGTATGGCGCAATCCTTGTTTCAGTTGGGTGGTAACGCCGGCAGCTCACTGGGTCCTATTTTAGCGGCCTTAATTATTGTACCCTACGGTCAAGGGAATCTGGGATGGTTTTCGTTAGCTGCTTTACTCGCTATGTTGGTACTGGGTTGGGTGGGCAATTGGCAAAAAAATCATACGGCTTTAATCAAAAAGAAAATAGTAGCCGTTCCCGCCGAAACGCATCTAGCCTTATCGCGCAACAAGGTTATCATGTCGCTGGTAATTTTGCTTATATTAATATTTTCGAAACACGTGTACCTAGCCAGCATGACCAGTTATTTTACTTTTTACCTGATCGATAAATTCCACGTGTCGGTACAAAGCTCCCAGATGTATCTGTTTGTGTTTTTATTTTCGGTGGCAGCGGGTACTTTTATTGGTGGCCCAATTGGCGACCGGTTTGGGCGCAAATACGTTATTTGGGGTTCTATTTTAGGAGTAGCGCCGTTTACCTTGCTTCTGCCCTACGCCAATTTATTCTGGACCGCCGTTTTAATTGTGTGTATCGGCGTTATTCTTTCTTCTGCTTTTTCGGCTATTTTAGTATATGCCCAGGAACTGGTACCAGGTAAAGTGGGTCTAATTGCCGGCTTATTCTTCGGATTTGCCTTTGGTATTGCCGGTATTGGTTCAGCCATACTCGGTAAAGTGGCGGACCAAACCAGTATTGATTTTGTTTTTAAAATTTGCTCTTTCTTACCGTTAATCGGGTTATTAACCTTCTTTTTACCAAATCTGGAGAAGAATAAAATTAAACATTAA
- a CDS encoding cupin domain-containing protein, whose product MNTTDILLAPMSGAEHRLVGGVQLDFMQTGAARVKRVIYPIGFRWSTDMKPIIGTDLCMHAHAGFLAKGHLRIQYEDGFTEDFIAPQVVAIEPGHDGWVVGEEPAVLIEFDFQGETVQQLQIPEVHSQRATPPAS is encoded by the coding sequence ATGAATACTACCGATATCCTTTTAGCCCCCATGTCGGGTGCCGAACACCGCTTAGTAGGTGGTGTACAGCTAGATTTTATGCAAACCGGGGCAGCCCGGGTAAAACGGGTTATTTACCCGATTGGCTTCCGGTGGTCTACGGATATGAAACCCATAATTGGTACGGATTTGTGCATGCATGCCCATGCCGGTTTTCTGGCAAAAGGACATTTGCGGATTCAATACGAGGATGGTTTTACCGAAGATTTCATTGCTCCGCAGGTAGTAGCCATTGAGCCCGGACACGATGGCTGGGTAGTAGGCGAGGAGCCGGCTGTGCTGATTGAGTTTGATTTTCAGGGTGAAACTGTTCAGCAACTGCAAATTCCGGAAGTGCACTCGCAACGCGCAACTCCACCAGCCTCTTAG
- a CDS encoding FAD-binding and (Fe-S)-binding domain-containing protein, producing MTNSLSELKAALQGEFYYQNTGLDNAMRLVYASDASIYQEKPLAVALPKNEADLKTLIQFAAAARVTLIPRAAGTSLAGQVVGNGIVVDISKYFDQILEINPTEKWVRVQPGVIRDDLNKKLKPFGLMFGPETSTASRAMIGGMVGNNSCGLHSIRWGSTRDHLLAAKVLLSNGEEATIGALTEPELSQVLADNSYLGTIYKNLFQLLHKPENQSFIQEKFPHKNITRRNSGYALDALLDTVPFSPNHTPFNLCKLIAGSEGTLCFLTELKLQLMELPPSENALLCIHCTSIGEALQANLVAMRHDVYASELVDKRILDFTKDNLSQLPNRFFIQSDPEAILMVEFFADDRDQCQVMAEALIQELKQKGLGYAFPVLFGSDAVKAWDVRKGGLGLLRNMPGDEQPVNLIEDCAVAIEDLPQYVMDLDQLLYRHGLVASYYAHAGAGELHVEPMLNLKTAAGKTLFRTVLAETVDLVKKYNGSLSGEHGDGRLRGEFIPEIMGPEVYELFREVKRIFDPNFIFNAGKIVDTPPMDEYLRYVPDQPNPKINTVFSFAGQGSILRLAEKCSGSGDCRKTHLTGGVMCPSYMATRQEKDTTRARANILRQFLTQEGNVNGFNHEEIKDVMDLCISCKGCKSECPSGVDIAKMKAEFLQHYYDANGTPLRTRLIGNFTRLNALASTMPWAYNFVMGKGVTGKLAKQIVGFAPQRSLPVLAKTTLHSWYKKWKKNNPDLNSGRKIFFFNDEFTNYNDVEIGIKGIQLLTALGYNVIIPEHVESGRTYLSKGLVRNAQKIAVRNVELLSKVVTKEAPIVGLEPSAILTLRDEYLDLVPDSLLSQATALARHSFYLDDFLAAEVALGFIRPEQFTLTARHIKLHGHCHQKALTSQTTTVTLLALPANYQVSIIPSGCCGMAGSFGYEAEHYEVSMQIGELVLFPAVREAGPDVLIAAPGTSCRHQIKDGTSRQALHPVEILWEALLK from the coding sequence ATGACAAACAGCCTTTCGGAATTAAAAGCAGCTTTACAAGGTGAATTTTATTATCAGAATACGGGATTAGATAATGCCATGCGCCTGGTTTATGCCTCGGATGCTTCTATTTACCAGGAAAAACCCTTGGCGGTAGCTTTGCCCAAAAACGAGGCTGATTTAAAAACGCTTATCCAGTTTGCCGCTGCGGCCCGTGTAACGCTTATTCCGCGGGCGGCCGGTACTTCCTTGGCCGGGCAAGTAGTGGGTAACGGTATCGTAGTAGATATTTCAAAGTACTTCGATCAGATTCTGGAAATTAACCCTACCGAAAAATGGGTGCGGGTGCAACCCGGCGTAATTCGCGACGACCTGAATAAAAAATTAAAACCGTTTGGCCTGATGTTCGGCCCCGAAACTTCTACGGCTAGTAGGGCTATGATTGGGGGAATGGTTGGCAATAATTCCTGCGGTTTGCACAGTATTCGTTGGGGCTCTACCCGCGACCATTTACTGGCAGCGAAAGTTCTATTAAGCAACGGCGAAGAAGCTACAATTGGCGCCCTTACCGAACCTGAACTAAGCCAAGTACTGGCTGACAACAGCTATTTAGGTACTATTTATAAAAACTTGTTTCAGCTGCTGCACAAACCGGAAAACCAATCTTTTATTCAGGAAAAATTTCCGCATAAAAATATTACCCGCCGCAATTCCGGTTATGCCTTAGATGCCTTATTGGACACAGTGCCTTTCTCACCGAACCATACGCCTTTTAATTTGTGTAAATTAATTGCCGGTTCCGAAGGTACGCTTTGCTTTTTAACGGAACTGAAGCTGCAATTAATGGAGCTGCCTCCCTCGGAAAACGCCTTGTTGTGCATTCATTGCACAAGTATAGGCGAGGCGCTGCAAGCCAACCTGGTGGCAATGCGCCACGATGTGTATGCTTCGGAATTGGTAGACAAGCGCATCCTGGATTTTACCAAAGATAACCTGAGTCAATTGCCGAATCGGTTTTTTATTCAGAGCGATCCGGAAGCTATTTTAATGGTTGAGTTTTTTGCTGATGACCGCGATCAATGCCAAGTTATGGCCGAAGCCTTGATTCAAGAGTTGAAACAAAAGGGTCTGGGTTATGCTTTTCCGGTGTTATTTGGCAGTGATGCGGTAAAAGCCTGGGACGTGCGCAAGGGGGGATTGGGTTTGCTGCGTAATATGCCCGGCGACGAACAACCGGTTAACCTCATCGAAGATTGCGCGGTAGCCATTGAAGATTTACCCCAGTACGTGATGGATCTCGACCAATTATTGTACCGGCACGGATTAGTCGCCTCGTATTACGCCCACGCGGGAGCCGGCGAATTGCACGTAGAACCCATGCTTAACTTAAAAACAGCGGCTGGTAAAACTCTTTTCCGGACGGTACTGGCCGAAACCGTAGACTTGGTAAAAAAATACAATGGCTCGTTAAGCGGCGAACACGGCGATGGTCGTCTGCGGGGCGAGTTTATTCCCGAAATTATGGGTCCGGAGGTTTACGAATTATTCCGGGAGGTAAAACGCATCTTCGACCCGAATTTTATATTTAACGCCGGTAAAATCGTGGATACTCCGCCCATGGACGAATACCTGCGCTACGTGCCCGATCAACCTAATCCAAAAATTAATACAGTTTTCAGTTTTGCGGGCCAGGGAAGTATTTTGCGGTTAGCCGAGAAATGTTCGGGTTCCGGCGATTGCCGTAAAACGCACCTTACCGGCGGCGTGATGTGCCCCAGTTACATGGCTACCCGCCAGGAAAAAGATACTACCCGGGCTCGGGCCAATATTCTGCGCCAGTTTCTCACCCAGGAAGGCAATGTAAACGGCTTTAATCACGAGGAAATAAAAGACGTGATGGATTTATGCATTAGCTGCAAAGGTTGTAAATCGGAGTGTCCGTCGGGGGTGGATATTGCTAAAATGAAAGCTGAGTTTTTACAACATTACTACGATGCCAACGGCACTCCTTTACGCACCCGCCTGATTGGGAATTTTACCCGACTGAATGCTTTAGCTTCTACCATGCCTTGGGCGTATAATTTTGTAATGGGGAAAGGCGTAACCGGGAAATTAGCCAAACAAATAGTGGGCTTTGCCCCGCAGCGTTCGCTTCCGGTTCTGGCTAAAACTACCCTGCATAGCTGGTATAAAAAATGGAAAAAAAATAATCCTGATTTAAATTCAGGGCGAAAAATATTCTTTTTTAACGATGAGTTTACCAATTACAACGATGTTGAGATTGGCATAAAAGGTATTCAACTACTGACAGCTTTAGGCTACAATGTTATAATTCCCGAACACGTAGAAAGCGGCCGTACTTACTTATCGAAAGGTTTGGTGCGCAACGCCCAGAAAATTGCTGTTCGCAATGTGGAGTTATTAAGTAAAGTGGTTACGAAAGAAGCCCCCATTGTAGGACTGGAACCATCGGCTATTTTAACCTTACGCGATGAATACCTGGATTTAGTACCGGATTCTTTATTATCCCAGGCAACCGCTTTGGCCCGCCATAGCTTTTACCTCGATGATTTTCTGGCGGCGGAAGTAGCCCTTGGTTTTATTCGTCCGGAGCAATTTACATTAACTGCCCGGCACATTAAACTACACGGGCATTGTCATCAGAAAGCTTTAACTTCGCAAACTACTACGGTTACATTGCTGGCCTTGCCCGCTAATTACCAGGTAAGCATTATTCCGTCGGGTTGCTGCGGCATGGCGGGTTCGTTTGGGTACGAAGCCGAGCATTACGAGGTTTCCATGCAAATTGGGGAACTAGTTTTGTTTCCGGCCGTGCGTGAAGCAGGACCCGACGTGTTAATTGCCGCTCCCGGAACTTCTTGCCGGCACCAAATTAAAGATGGTACTTCGCGGCAAGCCTTGCATCCGGTAGAAATTTTGTGGGAAGCTCTGCTTAAATAA
- a CDS encoding ABC transporter ATP-binding protein, with protein MIRINSLSFGYSRKSLLFENLNLTLAEGHIYGLLGKNGAGKSTLLKNMVGLAFPHSGTCQVDSHSAVDRLPSVLEELYFIPEEIYVPTLTADQFLRYTAGFYPKFNQTQFYHYLQELDVPREAILDKLSFGQQKKFMVAFGLASNTRYLIMDEPTNGLDIPSKVQFRKIMASALTEDRCMIISTHQVRDLDSLIDTVVILHNREIVVNQELDKISEQLLFTHAANSSGSEVLYAEDSVRGKQVILPNTGTHYSKVDMELLFNAIISGNQQIIKLLNQPVYEKSF; from the coding sequence ATGATCCGCATCAACAGTTTAAGTTTTGGCTACTCCCGCAAGTCGTTGCTCTTCGAGAATTTAAATTTAACCTTAGCCGAAGGGCATATTTATGGGTTGCTCGGGAAAAACGGAGCGGGCAAATCTACCTTGCTCAAAAACATGGTCGGACTAGCTTTTCCTCACTCGGGCACTTGCCAGGTAGATAGCCATTCCGCGGTGGATCGTTTGCCTTCGGTTCTAGAAGAATTATATTTTATTCCGGAAGAGATTTATGTACCCACCTTAACAGCCGACCAATTTTTAAGGTACACGGCCGGCTTTTATCCCAAGTTTAATCAAACGCAGTTTTACCATTATCTGCAAGAATTGGATGTACCCCGGGAAGCTATTTTAGATAAGCTTTCTTTTGGGCAACAGAAAAAATTTATGGTAGCATTTGGTTTGGCCTCAAACACTCGCTACCTGATTATGGACGAACCTACCAACGGTCTGGATATTCCCTCAAAAGTACAGTTCCGGAAAATAATGGCTTCGGCTTTAACCGAGGACCGCTGCATGATTATCTCCACGCACCAGGTTCGTGATTTAGATAGCCTGATTGATACGGTGGTAATTTTACATAACCGGGAGATCGTAGTAAATCAGGAACTAGATAAAATTTCGGAACAACTGCTGTTTACTCATGCGGCCAATTCGTCAGGTTCAGAAGTACTATACGCCGAAGACTCCGTACGGGGCAAGCAGGTTATTTTACCTAATACAGGCACCCATTACAGTAAAGTAGACATGGAATTACTTTTTAACGCCATCATCAGCGGTAATCAACAAATTATTAAGCTTTTAAACCAGCCGGTATATGAAAAATCATTTTAA
- a CDS encoding carboxymuconolactone decarboxylase family protein: MKLKPVDKPKSILLKIAYFLSKREFGKVIAPLRYIYARSTPIMMASYKIITTENKLRLPKEIKILIRYYTAHLNECTFCSNAQEFGAAKEKLKIQKLKELFNFRESTNFTPKEKSLLLYLEEVNLTKTASEQTFENLRSYFNETEIVKITWINATENYFNLMAKPLRLTSDELKFPSSKKIKT; this comes from the coding sequence ATGAAACTAAAGCCAGTTGATAAGCCTAAATCTATTTTGTTAAAGATTGCTTATTTCTTGAGTAAAAGAGAATTCGGGAAAGTAATTGCCCCTTTACGGTACATCTACGCCCGCAGCACGCCCATCATGATGGCTTCGTACAAAATTATTACCACCGAAAATAAGCTGCGCTTGCCCAAAGAAATCAAAATTTTAATCCGGTATTATACGGCGCACTTAAACGAATGTACGTTTTGCTCCAATGCGCAGGAATTCGGGGCCGCTAAGGAAAAACTGAAAATTCAGAAATTGAAAGAATTGTTCAACTTTCGGGAAAGCACAAATTTCACCCCTAAAGAAAAAAGCCTCTTACTGTACCTGGAAGAAGTGAATTTGACAAAAACCGCAAGTGAACAAACCTTCGAAAATCTAAGAAGCTATTTTAACGAAACCGAAATTGTAAAAATTACCTGGATAAATGCCACCGAGAATTATTTTAACTTAATGGCTAAACCGCTGAGGCTTACTTCCGACGAATTAAAATTCCCAAGTTCTAAAAAAATAAAAACCTAG
- a CDS encoding GlcG/HbpS family heme-binding protein, with protein MSLTLKQAEAAIQAAQQKAQELGVKMNIAVVDAGANVTAFARMDGAWLGSLDISIKKAKTARFFDMNTGEIGKLSQPGGPLYNIEHSNNGLISFPGGIPIRNKSDEIIGAIGVSGDTVENDHTVAEAGIQAIQ; from the coding sequence ATGAGCCTAACCTTAAAACAAGCAGAAGCAGCTATTCAGGCTGCCCAACAAAAAGCCCAAGAACTGGGCGTGAAAATGAATATTGCCGTGGTAGATGCCGGCGCAAATGTAACTGCTTTCGCCCGCATGGATGGGGCCTGGCTAGGTTCCCTGGATATATCCATTAAAAAAGCCAAAACGGCTCGCTTTTTCGATATGAATACCGGTGAAATTGGCAAACTCTCCCAACCTGGAGGTCCGCTTTATAACATCGAGCATTCTAACAATGGTTTAATTTCGTTTCCGGGCGGCATTCCTATTCGCAACAAGTCCGATGAAATTATTGGCGCCATTGGTGTATCCGGCGACACCGTAGAAAATGACCACACGGTGGCAGAAGCAGGAATTCAGGCTATCCAATAA
- a CDS encoding DUF4126 family protein, producing the protein MATKTYTVNGQAFAWGVMAGMRSLSAPAFSSHLFAHMPDAGLSGSFLSFLQSSRVATTLKILAASEVVGDKLPGAPNRIAAPVLVVRLLSGALVGTAWSEHNGQSKEVGALLGGVGALAASYGFYYLRTRLSQKTPVPDLVWALLEDGLVATLGISLAKASLNTEVMANVKNLTAS; encoded by the coding sequence ATGGCAACTAAAACATATACCGTTAATGGACAAGCTTTCGCTTGGGGAGTAATGGCGGGCATGCGTAGCTTATCGGCTCCTGCTTTTTCCAGTCATCTTTTTGCTCACATGCCGGATGCAGGTCTGTCAGGGTCCTTTTTAAGTTTTCTACAATCAAGTCGGGTGGCTACTACTTTAAAAATTTTGGCCGCTTCTGAAGTTGTTGGCGATAAATTACCGGGTGCCCCAAATAGAATTGCCGCGCCGGTATTAGTAGTAAGACTTTTATCGGGTGCTTTGGTAGGAACAGCCTGGAGTGAGCATAACGGCCAATCTAAAGAAGTGGGTGCTTTACTGGGCGGTGTGGGTGCATTGGCTGCCTCTTACGGTTTCTATTACCTTCGCACCAGATTAAGCCAGAAAACTCCCGTTCCCGATTTGGTTTGGGCTCTCCTGGAAGATGGACTTGTGGCAACTTTAGGCATAAGTCTGGCTAAAGCATCCTTAAATACTGAAGTTATGGCCAATGTAAAGAATTTAACTGCATCTTAA
- a CDS encoding M16 family metallopeptidase, translating to MKNICLILFISLLSFTAGAQSATTTFTVNGLKVIFKPTQKETISVRMFYRGGVTNFSLAQAGLENLTLAAATTGGTQKYKEETFRDMADEYGIDISGYSEYDYGTINLDCVADYFNEGWNLWSQAILKPTFDSKCFAMQRDKIMAAIRERSADPEDRLEELAIGLSFAGTPYAKSPLGEEETLSKFTADSVKNYYYHHLLNKNRMFLVVAGKISREDLERKIKESFSGLPDKPYTPFVYTNALFQEQRLVWEQRELATNYMCGLINAPAMNSPDFPAYLLTIKALSGRIFQEVRMKQNLSYDPGATLTMRQLPYATLYASSTNPKATLLTIATEYVRMRQNQVSAELLTLLKKSVKQGYYHTLESSQSLVESLGEAEIFGDWKLSEDMINKINNVTTQEMNAAFQKYTKGIRWAYLGDKQLAQEAFNQK from the coding sequence ATGAAAAATATTTGTTTAATCCTTTTTATCAGCCTGCTTTCCTTTACCGCAGGCGCTCAATCGGCCACCACTACTTTCACCGTAAATGGCCTAAAAGTAATTTTTAAACCTACCCAGAAAGAAACCATTAGTGTAAGAATGTTTTACCGGGGTGGCGTTACCAACTTTTCTTTAGCGCAGGCCGGTTTAGAAAACTTAACCTTAGCTGCGGCTACTACTGGTGGCACGCAAAAATATAAGGAAGAAACTTTCCGGGATATGGCCGACGAATACGGCATTGACATATCGGGGTATTCGGAGTACGATTACGGCACGATTAACCTGGATTGCGTGGCTGATTATTTTAACGAAGGCTGGAATTTGTGGAGTCAGGCGATTTTAAAGCCCACTTTTGATTCAAAATGCTTTGCTATGCAACGGGATAAAATAATGGCCGCTATCCGGGAAAGAAGTGCCGATCCGGAAGATCGGCTGGAAGAATTAGCCATTGGTTTGAGTTTTGCCGGCACTCCTTACGCTAAAAGCCCGCTCGGCGAAGAAGAAACCCTCTCAAAATTTACCGCTGATAGTGTAAAAAATTATTATTACCACCACCTGTTAAATAAAAACCGCATGTTTCTGGTGGTAGCAGGTAAGATTTCGCGGGAAGATTTAGAGCGAAAAATCAAAGAATCATTTTCCGGGTTGCCAGATAAACCTTATACTCCTTTTGTTTATACCAACGCGTTATTCCAGGAGCAACGACTGGTTTGGGAACAACGCGAGCTAGCTACAAATTATATGTGCGGCTTAATTAATGCACCCGCCATGAACAGCCCGGATTTTCCGGCTTATTTGTTAACCATTAAAGCTTTGAGTGGCCGGATTTTTCAGGAAGTAAGAATGAAACAAAATCTTTCCTACGATCCGGGCGCAACGCTTACCATGCGCCAATTGCCTTATGCTACTCTTTACGCTAGTTCCACCAATCCTAAAGCTACCTTACTAACCATTGCCACCGAATACGTGCGCATGCGCCAGAACCAGGTATCAGCGGAGTTGCTAACTCTATTAAAGAAAAGTGTAAAACAAGGGTATTACCATACCCTGGAAAGCTCCCAGTCTTTAGTGGAAAGTTTAGGAGAAGCTGAAATTTTTGGCGATTGGAAACTGAGCGAAGACATGATTAACAAAATAAATAATGTTACTACCCAAGAAATGAACGCGGCTTTTCAAAAATACACCAAAGGTATCCGTTGGGCCTATTTAGGCGATAAACAACTAGCCCAAGAAGCTTTTAATCAAAAATAA
- a CDS encoding DUF5675 family protein yields MQIKVVRSVYTPTSTLGKMFINNEFFAFTLEDTDRNLKGECRKKQKSQTAIDSGTYPVVLSFSNNFQKYLPLLLNVPCFEGIRIHGGNTCQDSLGCILIGEHSNMQDKIWNCASKVSSLVALLKSVEKKEKIWIEIEKEAAIA; encoded by the coding sequence ATGCAAATAAAAGTTGTTCGCTCGGTGTACACGCCTACCTCTACCTTAGGCAAAATGTTTATCAATAACGAGTTCTTCGCTTTTACCTTAGAAGACACGGATAGAAACCTAAAAGGCGAGTGCCGGAAAAAGCAAAAAAGTCAAACGGCCATTGATAGTGGCACTTACCCGGTAGTACTTAGTTTTAGTAATAATTTTCAGAAGTATTTACCGCTGTTACTCAACGTTCCTTGCTTTGAAGGCATCCGGATTCACGGGGGAAATACTTGCCAAGATTCCCTGGGTTGTATTTTAATTGGAGAACATAGCAACATGCAAGATAAAATCTGGAACTGCGCCAGCAAAGTAAGTAGTTTAGTAGCTTTATTAAAATCGGTCGAGAAAAAAGAAAAAATCTGGATCGAGATCGAGAAAGAAGCCGCTATTGCCTGA
- a CDS encoding GNAT family N-acetyltransferase, translated as MDFSTFFPPNITLETDKVKLRILQPTDTVNFHPLTQDKELWRYFTKELNELPQLKAWVEEAETDYASARRVPFTIIQKETGLVCGSTSYGNISFYDKRLEIGWSWLGATFRGTQINRHCKFALLQYAFETMQMERVEIKTDNLNERAKAALVKIGATAEGVLRSHMLMPGGRRRDSIYFSIIKTEWLAIRQTIFADVAPVKVCFES; from the coding sequence ATGGATTTTAGTACGTTTTTTCCGCCTAATATTACCTTGGAAACGGACAAAGTAAAGCTCCGCATTCTGCAGCCAACGGATACTGTTAATTTTCATCCATTAACTCAGGACAAAGAACTTTGGCGTTATTTTACCAAAGAATTAAACGAACTACCCCAATTAAAAGCTTGGGTGGAAGAAGCCGAAACAGACTATGCCTCTGCCCGCCGCGTGCCTTTTACTATTATTCAGAAAGAAACGGGTTTGGTATGTGGCAGTACCAGCTATGGCAATATCTCTTTTTACGATAAACGCCTCGAAATAGGCTGGAGTTGGTTAGGTGCTACTTTTCGGGGTACTCAAATTAATCGGCATTGTAAATTTGCTTTGCTGCAATACGCTTTTGAAACCATGCAAATGGAACGGGTTGAAATTAAAACCGATAACTTAAACGAACGTGCCAAGGCCGCTCTGGTAAAAATTGGGGCTACCGCCGAAGGAGTGCTTCGTAGCCACATGCTGATGCCGGGTGGCCGGCGCCGCGATTCTATTTACTTCAGCATTATTAAAACCGAATGGCTGGCTATCCGGCAAACTATTTTTGCGGATGTTGCTCCGGTTAAGGTTTGTTTTGAAAGCTAA